The Amorphus orientalis DNA window TCCGGTCCAGGGATTTGGGCGCCGGCCGCGCGAAATAGGAATCGCCGAGATAGGCCTCCACGACCGACCGGTTGACGGTGCCCTCCGACGCCCGCGCGCCGCCTTCGTCCATCATCTGATGGTGACGGGCTTCCATCATGTCGTCGATGAGCGCATTGCCGGGTCCCGTATCGAAGGCGACCAGATCGCCGTCGGCCCCGACCCAGGTGACGTTCGCCACGCCGCCGATGTTGAGGACGGCGGCCGGCAGCTCCAGCCCGGCCTGGAGGACCAGCGCCCGGTGGAAGACGGGCACGAGCGGCGCTCCCTCGCCGCCCGCCGCCATGTCGGCCGCCCTCAGGTCGAACACCACGGGAATGCCGAGCCGGTCGGCCATGGCCTGGCCGTCGCCGAGCTGGATGGTCAGCCCGCGGTCCGGGGCATGCATCACCGTCTGGCCGTGGAAGCCGACCACGTCCGGCTGCGCGCCGAGCGCCTCGACGAAGGTCCTCACCGCCGTGGCCTGGATTTCCGTGACCCAGCGTTCCGCCTCCGCCAGCGGCTCAGGACGCGCCGTGCGGTCGTCCAGACCGAGGGCGACCTCGTTGGCGCGTTTGAGAAGCGTCCGCAACTCGTCCGGATAGGGGGTGAAGGCGGTCGGTCCGGGGGTCACGGCGGCCTCCCCGTCGGTTTCCACCAGCGCGACGTCGACCCCGTCCATGGAGGTGCCGCTCATCAGACCGATCGCGCGCAGGGGCCGACGGGTGCCTTCTTCGATACTCAAAATCCACTCCGCATCTGGAATTTGTCTGAGAGGCTGATAAACCGCGAGCCGAACGCCCCGGAGCGCCTCCGCTCCGACCGATATCACAGGATTGGTTTTCCATGACCGGGTTCAAGTCAGAGTTTCTGCACACCCTCAGCGAACGCGGCTTCATCCATCAGATCTCTGACGAGAGCGGCCTCGACGATCTGTTCCGCACCGAGACCGTGACCGCCTATGTGGGCTACGACGCAACCGCGACCAGCCTGCACATCGGCAACCTGATCTCCGCCACCATGCTCCACTGGCTGCAGGAGACCGGGCACCGGCCGATCGCGCTGATGGGTGGCGGCACCTCGATGGTGGGCGATCCGTCCTTCCGCGACGACCAGCGCAAGCTCCTGACCCAGGAGCAGATCGAGGAGAACATTGCCGGCATCAAGCGCATCTTCGCGCGCATCCTGCGCTTCGGCGACGGCCCCACCGACGCAATGATGGTCAACAACGCCGACTGGCTGCTGGGCCTCAACTACATCGAGTTCATCCGCGACGTCGGCCGGCACTTCTCCGTCAACCGGATGCTGTCGTTCGATTCGGTCAAGCTGCGGCTCGACCGGGAGCA harbors:
- a CDS encoding anhydro-N-acetylmuramic acid kinase: MSIEEGTRRPLRAIGLMSGTSMDGVDVALVETDGEAAVTPGPTAFTPYPDELRTLLKRANEVALGLDDRTARPEPLAEAERWVTEIQATAVRTFVEALGAQPDVVGFHGQTVMHAPDRGLTIQLGDGQAMADRLGIPVVFDLRAADMAAGGEGAPLVPVFHRALVLQAGLELPAAVLNIGGVANVTWVGADGDLVAFDTGPGNALIDDMMEARHHQMMDEGGARASEGTVNRSVVEAYLGDSYFARPAPKSLDRSQFDRSLTDPLSTEDAAATLVAVTAESVAHGLKQLPAYPKSLTIGGGGARNPVMMEALAGAVGLEPRSADGLGWSAAFLEAQAFAYLAVRALGGLPITFPGTTGVAEPQTGGRIARP